The nucleotide sequence GGCCGAGGCCGCCATTGCCCAGCGCCGCGTCGGGCTCGCGCTCGGACAGCGCCTCCATGTCGACGCCGAAGTCGGCCAGCGCGTCGCGCACGGTGGCATGGAGGTCGACCGCGAGCAGCGCGTTGGTGAAGGTGCGCCCGATCAGGAACTCCATCGACAGGTAGTACACGCGCTTGAGGTCCTGCGCGTAGTTGGCGCGCGTGGTCGCCATCCAGCGCTCCACCAGCTGGTCGCGCACCGCGAGCGCGGTGGCGTACAGCCAGTCGTCCTGGCTCGCGGCCACGGGGTCCTTGCCGACCGCGTAGATCAGCTTGTTGGCCACGGCGCGCTTGAAGGCCGCGACATCGCGGTCGGGATGGTCGTAGGCGAAGTCTTCGATCGTCATGGTGGGTGTGTCTTGTGTCTGCGGGTTGAACGGATGCCCTGCGCCTTCTTCAGTGGGGCAGGGGCGTCGGTGCCTGGGCCGCGGCCAGCGCCTGACGGTACACGGCCACGTACTGCGCGGCCGCGGTGGCCCAGTCGGCGGGGCGCCGCATCGCGTGGCCGCGCACGCGCCGCCAGTCGGGCGCGCGCTGATACAGCGCGAAGGCGCGGCGCACCGCGCGATCGTAGTCCGCCGAGTCGAAACGGTCGAACACGAAGCCGGTGGCCTCGCCGCTGGCCATGTCCTCGAGCGTGCTGTCGACCACCGTGTCGGCCAGCCCGCCGACGCGGCGCACCAGCGGCAGGCTGCCGTACTTGAGGCCGTACATCTGCGTCAGGCCGCAGGGCTCGAACAGCGAGGGCACCAGGGTCACGTCGCCCGCGCCGAAGAGCTGGTGCGCGAGCGTCTCGTTGTAGCCGATGGTGACGCTGACCGCGTCGGGCGCGGCGGCCGCGCGCTGGCGGAAGGCGTCTTCGAGCCAGGCTTCGCCGCTGCCCAGCAGCGCGAGCTGGCCGCCCTGCGCGAGCAGCGCGTCGAGGCCCTGCAGCACCAGGCGCAGCCCCTTCTGCTCGGTGAGCCGGCTCACGAGGATGAACAGCGGCGCATCGGGCCGCGCGGCCAGCCCGAGCTGGTGCTGCAGCACGGACTTGCAGCGCGCCTTGCCCGCCATGTGGCGGCCCTCGGGCGTCTGGTAGCCCTGCACCAGCGCCGGGTCGGCGGCCGGGTTCCAGACTTGGTCGTCGACCGCGTTGAGGATGCCGTCGAGCACGCCGCCGCGCTGGCGCAGCAGGCCGTCCAGGCCGCAGCCCTGGTCGGGCGTCTGGATCTCGCGCGCGTAGGTCGGGCTCACGGTGGTGAGCCGGTCGGCATAGGCGAGCCCGCCCTTCATGAACGAGAGCTGGCCGTGGTATTCGAGCCCGTTCATCTGGAAGGCCGGCGCGGGCAGGCCGAGCTCGGGGAAGTGCCAGGGCGCGAACAGGCCCTGGTAGGCGAGGTTGTGGACCGTGAAGACGCTGCCCACGCGCGGCCCGTCCACGCCGCGCGCGAAGGCCATGTAGGCCGGCGCGAGACCGGCGTGCCAGTCGTGCGCATGGACCACCTCGGGCAGCCAGGCGGGATCGAGCCCCCGTGCGAGTTCGGCCGCGGTCCAGCCCAGCAGCGCGAAGCGCCGGTGGTTGTCGCCATAGGGCTGGCGGTTGGCGTCTTCGTAGGGATTGCCGGGCCGGTCGAACAGCGCGGGCGCGTCGACCACGTAGGCCGGAATCGGCGGCGCACCGTCGATCTCGATGCGCCCCCGCAGCAGCCCGAAGCGCTCGCCCCAGGGCGCCGCGAAAGTGGCGACCGGCGCGAGCCCGCGCACGCCCGCCACGATGGCCGGGAAGCCCGGCAGCAGCACGCGCGCGTCCTGGCCCGCGGCCATCAGCGCGAGCGGCAGCGCGCCGGCGACGTCGGCCAGGCCGCCGGTCTTGAGCAGGGGAAAGAGTTCGGCGCTGACCTGGAGGACTCTCATCGGCGACATCAGGCGGCGGGTGCCGCGGAGCGCTCCGCCAGCCGCTTGAGCATTTCGCGCGTGACCAGCACCACGCCCGTTTCGGTGCGCTCGAAGCGCGCGGCATCGGCCTCCGCGTCCTCGCCGATCACCATCTCGTCGGGGATCACGCAGGCGCGGTCGATCACCACCCGGCTGAGCCGGCAGCCGCGCCCGACCTCCACGTCGGGCAGCAGCACCGCCTCGTGGATGGTGCAGAACGAATGGATGCGCACGCCCGAGAACAGCACCGAGCTGCTGACCTGCGAGCCCGAGACGATGCAGCCGCCCGAGACGATGGTGTTGACCGTCATGCCATGGCGGCCGTCGTGGTCGAGCACGAACTTCGCCGGAGGCAGCTGCCGCTGGTAGGTCCAGATGGGCCAGTCGGTGTCATAGATGTCCAGCTCCGGGGTGATCGACGCGAGGTCGAGGTTCGCAGCCCAGAATGCATCAATCGTGCCCACGTCGCGCCAGTAGGCCTTGGCGCCCGGCCCGCGCGAGGCGCGCGTGACGCAGGACATGCCGAACGGATGCGCGAGCGCCCGGCCCTCGGCCACCGCGCGCGGGATGATGTCCTTGCCGAAGTCGTGGCTGGAGTTCGGGTCGCGGCTGTCGTCCTCGAGCAGCTTGTAGAGATAGGCCGAATCGAACACGTAGATGCCCATGCTGGCCAGCGCCACGTCGGGGTGGCCCGGCATCGCGGGCGGGTCGGCCGGCTTCTCGAGGAAGCTGGTGATGCGGCGGCTGTCGTCGATCGCCATCACGCCGAAGGCCGTGGCCTCCATGCGCGGCACCTCGATGCAGCCCACGGTGCAGCCGGCGCCGCTCTCGGCATGGTCCTTGACCATGATCGAGTAGTCCATCTTGTAGATGTGGTCGCCCGCGAGCACCACCACGTAGTCGTGCGGCGTGGAGCGGGTCTGGATGATGTCTAGGTTCTGGTAGACCGCGTCGGCCGTGCCGCGATACCAGTGCTCGTCGCCCATGCGCTGCTGCGCGGGCAGCACGTCGACCATCTCGTTGAGCTCGGCGCGCAGGAAGCTCCAGCCGCGCTGCAGGTGGCGCATCAGCGAATGCGACTTGTACTGCGTGACCACCGCCATGCGCCGGATGCCCGAGTTGAGGCAGTTGGAAAGCGCGAAATCGATGATGCGGAACTT is from Variovorax paradoxus and encodes:
- the glgA gene encoding glycogen synthase GlgA — its product is MRVLQVSAELFPLLKTGGLADVAGALPLALMAAGQDARVLLPGFPAIVAGVRGLAPVATFAAPWGERFGLLRGRIEIDGAPPIPAYVVDAPALFDRPGNPYEDANRQPYGDNHRRFALLGWTAAELARGLDPAWLPEVVHAHDWHAGLAPAYMAFARGVDGPRVGSVFTVHNLAYQGLFAPWHFPELGLPAPAFQMNGLEYHGQLSFMKGGLAYADRLTTVSPTYAREIQTPDQGCGLDGLLRQRGGVLDGILNAVDDQVWNPAADPALVQGYQTPEGRHMAGKARCKSVLQHQLGLAARPDAPLFILVSRLTEQKGLRLVLQGLDALLAQGGQLALLGSGEAWLEDAFRQRAAAAPDAVSVTIGYNETLAHQLFGAGDVTLVPSLFEPCGLTQMYGLKYGSLPLVRRVGGLADTVVDSTLEDMASGEATGFVFDRFDSADYDRAVRRAFALYQRAPDWRRVRGHAMRRPADWATAAAQYVAVYRQALAAAQAPTPLPH
- the glgC gene encoding glucose-1-phosphate adenylyltransferase, which gives rise to MDHKTPAAAPGTPLQSHQLVRRTIALVLAGGRGSRLKQLTDRRAKPAVYFGGKFRIIDFALSNCLNSGIRRMAVVTQYKSHSLMRHLQRGWSFLRAELNEMVDVLPAQQRMGDEHWYRGTADAVYQNLDIIQTRSTPHDYVVVLAGDHIYKMDYSIMVKDHAESGAGCTVGCIEVPRMEATAFGVMAIDDSRRITSFLEKPADPPAMPGHPDVALASMGIYVFDSAYLYKLLEDDSRDPNSSHDFGKDIIPRAVAEGRALAHPFGMSCVTRASRGPGAKAYWRDVGTIDAFWAANLDLASITPELDIYDTDWPIWTYQRQLPPAKFVLDHDGRHGMTVNTIVSGGCIVSGSQVSSSVLFSGVRIHSFCTIHEAVLLPDVEVGRGCRLSRVVIDRACVIPDEMVIGEDAEADAARFERTETGVVLVTREMLKRLAERSAAPAA